The Elusimicrobiota bacterium genomic sequence AAGTTTCTGCACGTTTTCCCTTTCGTTGTAGGTGGGAATGAAAATCAGCGTTTTCCCAATCATAAGAACCAGCGCCTAGCGCCTGGAAACCGTTTCCAGGGACGGAAGAGGGAACACCAGCCTGCCTCCAGAGGACAAGAAAGCCTCTTCCCGGGCGATGATGTTATCCCGGAAATGCCAGGGCATGACCAGGAAATAGTCCGGCCTCATGGCGCGGGCCTCTTTCTCCGCGATGATCGGGATGAGAGTCCCCGGCGTGAAGGCCCCGAATTTGTCCGGGTTGACCTCGGTCATGAAGGGGATGTCCTTGTCCGTGAACCCGCAGTACTGGAGCACCACGTTGCCCTTGGTCGAGGCCCCCAGCCCGAAAACGCGCTTGTCGCGGACGTCGGCCTCGCAGATGAACTCCCGCAGCGCCTCTCGGTGGCCGCGAACCCGCTCGGCGAAGGCCTCGTAGGGCCGCGGCGTCTCCAAACCCTGCTCCCGTTCCTCGGCCAGGAGCCGCTCGACCGTGGATGCGTCGGCCTCATGGGCCGAGCCCGCCTTGGCCGCGGTTACCGCGAAGCTGCCTCCGTTGGCGTCATTGAGCTCGACGCCAAGTATCTTGAGGCCGCTTTTCTCGGCCATCCAACGGATCTGGCTCAAGCCGTAATACTCCAGGTGCTCATGGCAGATGGTGTCGTAGGCATTCATGCGCATCATGGCCGGCAGGTAGCTCTGCTCGAAGACCCAAATCCCGTTATCCGCGAGGATGTCATGGACCTGCCTCATGAAGTCGAGGGGCGACTCCAAGTCGTAGAACATGGCGACGGAAGTGACCACTGTGGCCTTTTTGCCCGGGAAATGCCCCTCCACGAGCCGGGAGGAGAAGAAATCCGGGATGAGCTGGACATAAGAGGGATACAAGGCCTTGAACTTCCTTCCG encodes the following:
- a CDS encoding class I SAM-dependent methyltransferase, yielding MANSLQEAVSQDKRYKEISRCRVCGSAELDSIIHLGIQSLTGVFPRARDEAVTAGPLELVKCRQRDGSCGLVQLRQSYDLNEMYGLNYGYRSGLNQSMVRHLQGRVAKILERVRPGRGDLVIDIGSNDSTLLQAYPRGGAQLVGIDPTGRKFKALYPSYVQLIPDFFSSRLVEGHFPGKKATVVTSVAMFYDLESPLDFMRQVHDILADNGIWVFEQSYLPAMMRMNAYDTICHEHLEYYGLSQIRWMAEKSGLKILGVELNDANGGSFAVTAAKAGSAHEADASTVERLLAEEREQGLETPRPYEAFAERVRGHREALREFICEADVRDKRVFGLGASTKGNVVLQYCGFTDKDIPFMTEVNPDKFGAFTPGTLIPIIAEKEARAMRPDYFLVMPWHFRDNIIAREEAFLSSGGRLVFPLPSLETVSRR